A single Apodemus sylvaticus chromosome 20, mApoSyl1.1, whole genome shotgun sequence DNA region contains:
- the S1pr4 gene encoding sphingosine 1-phosphate receptor 4, with translation MNISTWSTLVTPESCHRLAASGHSLLIILHYNHSGRLASRGGPEAGGGLGMLRGPSVAAGCLVVLENAMVLAAIAIHMRSRRWVYYCLLNITLSDLLTGLAYVVNVLLSGTRTFQLSPVHWFLREGLLFMALAASTFSLLFTAGERFATMVRVAESGATKTSRVYGCIGLCWLLAATLGLLPLLGWNCVCAFPRCSSLLPLYSKGYVLFCVVVFALILVAILSLYGAIFRVVRANGQKSPRPPARRKSRRLLNTVLMILVAFVVCWGPLFGLLLADIFGSNVWAQEYLRGMDWILALAVLNSAINPLIYSFRSREVQHAVLAFLCCSCLWLGLRGPGDCLTRITEAHSGASTTDSSLRPRDSFRTSRTLSFKMREPLSSVSSIRST, from the coding sequence ATGAACATCAGTACCTGGTCCACGCTGGTGACCCCAGAGTCCTGCCACCGGCTGGCGGCCAGCGGTCACAGCCTCCTCATCATCCTGCACTACAATCACAGCGGCAGGCTGGCTAGCCGCGGGGGCCCTGAGGCCGGTGGGGGGCTAGGAATGCTGAGGGGGCCGTCGGTGGCAGCGGGCTGTTTGGTGGTGCTGGAGAACGCCATGGTGCTGGCCGCCATCGCCATCCACATGCGCTCCCGCCGCTGGGTGTACTACTGCCTACTGAACATCACACTGAGCGACCTGCTCACAGGCCTGGCCTACGTGGTCAACGTGCTGCTGTCGGGGACTCGTACCTTCCAGCTGTCACCTGTGCACTGGTTCCTGCGGGAAGGCCTGCTCTTCATGGCCCTGGCTGCTTCCACCTTCAGTCTGCTCTTCACAGCCGGCGAGCGCTTCGCCACCATGGTGCGGGTGGCTGAGAGCGGGGCCACCAAAACCAGCCGTGTGTATGGCTGCATCGGCCTGTgctggctgctggcagctacccTGGGCCTGCTGCCCCTGCTGGGCTGGAACTGTGTGTGCGCCTTCCCGCGCTGCTCCAGCCTGCTGCCGCTCTACTCCAAGGGCTATGTACTCTTTTGTGTGGTGGTCTTCGCCCTCATCCTAGTGGCTATCCTGAGCCTCTACGGGGCCATCTTTAGGGTGGTCCGAGCCAACGGGCAGAAGTCCCCGCGTCCTCCAGCCCGCCGCAAGTCCCGCAGGCTACTCAACACCGTGCTGATGATCTTGGTGGCCTTCGTGGTGTGCTGGGGTCCCCTGTTTGGCCTGCTCCTGGCCGACATCTTTGGCTCTAATGTCTGGGCCCAGGAGTACCTGCGCGGCATGGACTGGATCCTGGCCCTGGCGGTGCTCAACTCAGCCATCAATCCTCTCATCTACTCCTTCCGCAGCCGTGAGGTGCAGCACGCTGTGCTGGCCTTCCTATGCTGCAGCTGTCTCTGGTTAGGTCTGAGAGGTCCTGGAGACTGCCTGACCCGGATCACAGAGGCCCACTCTGGTGCATCCACCACTGACAGCTCGCTGAGGCCCAGGGACAGTTTTCGGACTTCTCGGACACTCAGCTTCAAGATGCGAGAGCCGCTGTCCAGCGTTTCCAGCATCCGCAGCACCTAG